In Pleurocapsa sp. PCC 7319, the following are encoded in one genomic region:
- a CDS encoding transporter substrate-binding domain-containing protein has translation MFDKLLKEKVIHWGLSGLISSFLIGMIQTPGLSKTLRVGTKPFAPFAFVQDGEYIGFSIDLWQEIAKELELDYELYGEKTVTDLLSSVESGNTDVAIAGITITSEREKNLDFSHSFFESGLQILVPINSAASPISTFIWLIFSPILLKTIVVLLIVIVISAHLLWFFERKHNPEMFPQEYLKGIWEACWWSVVTVVTVGYGDKAPIGIAGRIIATVWMFTGVLLVSYFTASVSSALTVQQLETTIQGLEDLTGKTVATVKGSTAAEYLANRPIKKIEYELVEEAFQSLEKSQVDAVVYDSPVLQNYTVRDGAGKAKVVGTVFERQSYGIALKTDSPYREEINQVILSIVESGVYDEIYQKWFGETEQMNSIN, from the coding sequence ATGTTCGATAAATTGTTAAAAGAAAAAGTTATTCACTGGGGTTTATCTGGATTAATATCTTCGTTTTTGATTGGGATGATCCAAACGCCAGGTTTATCAAAAACTTTAAGAGTTGGCACAAAACCTTTTGCTCCTTTTGCGTTTGTTCAAGATGGTGAATACATTGGTTTTAGTATCGATTTATGGCAGGAAATAGCTAAAGAACTAGAATTAGATTATGAATTATATGGCGAAAAAACTGTTACAGATCTTTTGAGTTCAGTAGAGTCAGGAAATACGGATGTGGCGATCGCTGGTATTACCATTACCTCCGAAAGAGAAAAAAACTTAGATTTCTCTCACTCCTTTTTTGAATCGGGATTGCAGATATTAGTACCGATAAATTCTGCAGCTTCTCCTATTAGTACTTTTATTTGGCTAATTTTTTCGCCAATTCTCTTAAAAACCATCGTTGTGTTATTAATCGTAATTGTTATTTCGGCTCATTTACTATGGTTTTTTGAACGAAAACATAATCCTGAGATGTTTCCTCAAGAATACTTGAAGGGAATATGGGAAGCTTGCTGGTGGTCTGTAGTAACAGTAGTCACCGTAGGTTATGGAGATAAAGCACCTATCGGTATTGCGGGGCGAATCATTGCAACCGTCTGGATGTTTACGGGAGTATTATTAGTATCATATTTCACTGCTTCTGTTAGTTCTGCTTTGACAGTACAGCAGCTAGAAACCACTATCCAAGGACTAGAAGATCTTACAGGAAAAACAGTCGCCACTGTCAAAGGTAGTACAGCAGCGGAATATTTAGCTAATCGTCCGATAAAAAAGATTGAATACGAACTGGTAGAAGAAGCTTTTCAATCTCTGGAAAAATCACAAGTAGACGCAGTTGTTTACGATTCTCCTGTTCTACAAAATTATACTGTTCGAGATGGTGCAGGTAAAGCTAAAGTTGTTGGCACAGTTTTTGAACGACAAAGTTATGGTATTGCCTTAAAGACGGATAGTCCTTATAGAGAAGAAATTAACCAGGTCATACTATCAATAGTTGAAAGTGGCGTTTACGATGAAATTTACCAAAAATGGTTTGGTGAGACGGAGCAAATGAATTCAATTAATTGA
- a CDS encoding type II toxin-antitoxin system HicA family toxin, which produces MSPRTPRLTAKEIIKQLKNAGFDEIGQTGSHLKLFNQETRRTAIVPIHSSKIIPIGTLKAIEKQSGIKFL; this is translated from the coding sequence ATGTCCCCTCGTACTCCTCGGCTAACTGCAAAAGAAATTATCAAACAACTCAAAAATGCTGGATTTGATGAAATAGGTCAAACTGGTTCGCATCTCAAGTTATTTAATCAAGAGACTCGACGCACCGCAATTGTTCCAATTCACAGTAGCAAAATAATTCCCATTGGGACTCTTAAAGCTATTGAAAAACAATCTGGTATCAAGTTTTTATAG
- a CDS encoding M3 family metallopeptidase yields the protein MTDATITKNPLLIGKGLPPFNEIKAEQVVPAMTQLLKELEEEISKLEENVTPTWSGLVEPLTAIEERLGWSWGIVGHLMSVKNSPELREAYETVQPEIVKFYNQLSQSKPLYEAFKGIKEGADWSNLEPAQQRIVESSIRDFELSGVGLEGETREKFNQIQLELAELSTKFSNNVLDATKAFKLKLTDKKDVEGLPPSALGLMAQTAKAEGEEEATPENGPWVVTLDYPSYIPFMKYATNRELREKLYKAFLSRASSGELDNRANIDRILELRKEKANILGFDNFAALSLASKMAPDEAAVQKLQDDLRVASYDAAVQEFEELKVFSGQDELKNWDVSYWSEKQREAKFDFNEEELRPYFSLPKVLDGLFDLANRIFGVTITAADGQAPIWHEDVRYFQIADETGEAIAFFYLDPYSRPAEKRGGAWMNDCIGRAKMTVEGKTETRLPVAYLTCNQTPPVEDKPSLMTFGEVTTLFHEFGHGLQHMLTTIDYVGASGINNVEWDAVELPSQFMENWCYDRPTLFGMAKHYQTGETLPEEYYQKLVAAKNYMSGSAMLRQLHFGMLDMELHSNYQPGGEETPNDVRDRLAKTTSVLQPIPEDNFLCAFGHIFAGGYAAGYYSYKWAEVLSADAFAAFEEADLSDEDAVKSVGKHFRDTVLSLGGSLHPMEVFQSFRGREPQTEPLLRHSGLLASA from the coding sequence ATGACAGACGCAACTATTACCAAAAATCCACTATTAATTGGCAAGGGATTACCACCCTTTAACGAAATTAAGGCGGAACAAGTAGTTCCTGCAATGACTCAACTATTAAAAGAGTTAGAAGAAGAGATTAGTAAACTGGAAGAGAATGTAACCCCTACATGGTCTGGTTTAGTTGAACCCCTAACAGCGATTGAAGAGCGTTTGGGCTGGAGTTGGGGAATTGTCGGACACTTGATGAGTGTTAAGAATAGTCCTGAGTTGCGCGAAGCTTATGAGACTGTGCAGCCAGAGATAGTCAAGTTTTACAATCAGCTTAGTCAAAGCAAACCTTTATATGAAGCTTTTAAAGGAATTAAAGAGGGTGCAGACTGGTCTAATTTAGAACCAGCACAACAGAGAATTGTAGAGTCTTCAATCCGTGATTTTGAATTGTCTGGTGTGGGTTTAGAAGGGGAAACCAGAGAGAAATTTAACCAGATTCAGTTAGAGCTAGCAGAATTATCGACTAAGTTTTCTAATAATGTCTTGGATGCAACCAAGGCTTTTAAATTAAAGCTGACTGATAAAAAGGATGTTGAAGGTTTACCCCCTAGTGCTTTGGGGTTAATGGCGCAAACTGCTAAAGCTGAAGGAGAAGAAGAAGCAACTCCTGAGAATGGTCCTTGGGTAGTTACTTTGGATTATCCTAGCTATATTCCCTTTATGAAATACGCTACCAATCGGGAATTGCGGGAGAAACTTTATAAGGCGTTTTTATCTCGTGCGTCAAGTGGAGAACTAGATAATCGCGCTAATATCGATCGCATTCTGGAATTAAGAAAGGAAAAAGCCAATATTCTTGGTTTCGATAACTTTGCTGCCTTAAGTCTGGCAAGCAAAATGGCTCCCGATGAAGCAGCAGTGCAAAAGCTACAAGATGACTTGCGGGTTGCTAGTTATGATGCAGCAGTTCAAGAATTTGAGGAATTAAAAGTCTTTTCTGGTCAAGACGAACTTAAAAATTGGGATGTTAGTTATTGGTCTGAAAAGCAGCGTGAAGCTAAATTTGACTTCAATGAGGAAGAATTACGTCCTTATTTCTCCTTACCCAAAGTTTTAGACGGATTATTTGATTTGGCTAACCGTATCTTTGGCGTAACAATTACAGCTGCCGATGGACAAGCTCCTATCTGGCATGAAGATGTCAGATACTTTCAAATTGCGGATGAGACAGGTGAGGCGATCGCCTTTTTCTATTTAGATCCTTATTCTCGTCCCGCCGAAAAACGTGGTGGAGCCTGGATGAACGACTGCATTGGTCGGGCAAAAATGACTGTCGAAGGTAAAACCGAAACCCGCCTACCTGTCGCTTACCTTACCTGTAACCAAACTCCACCTGTAGAAGATAAACCCAGCTTAATGACCTTTGGCGAAGTAACGACCCTATTCCATGAATTTGGTCACGGCTTACAACATATGTTGACTACTATCGACTACGTAGGTGCTTCGGGAATCAATAATGTTGAATGGGACGCAGTAGAGTTACCCAGTCAATTTATGGAAAACTGGTGTTACGATCGCCCTACTCTTTTTGGGATGGCAAAACATTATCAAACTGGCGAGACTTTACCCGAAGAATATTATCAAAAACTAGTCGCTGCCAAAAACTATATGAGTGGTTCGGCTATGCTGCGCCAATTACACTTCGGTATGTTAGATATGGAACTCCATTCCAATTATCAACCAGGTGGAGAGGAAACTCCCAACGATGTTCGCGATCGCCTGGCAAAAACCACTAGTGTTTTGCAACCTATCCCTGAAGATAACTTTCTCTGTGCTTTTGGGCATATCTTTGCTGGGGGATACGCTGCGGGTTATTACAGTTATAAATGGGCAGAAGTTTTAAGTGCAGATGCTTTTGCTGCTTTTGAAGAGGCTGACTTATCAGATGAAGATGCTGTCAAATCTGTTGGGAAACATTTTCGTGATACCGTCCTTTCTTTAGGCGGTAGTCTACATCCGATGGAAGTATTTCAGTCATTCCGAGGAAGAGAACCCCAAACTGAACCCTTGCTAAGGCATAGCGGTCTATTAGCTTCTGCTTAA
- a CDS encoding DUF86 domain-containing protein codes for MLLSAKIVVGYVEERSRTDLESDLQLQDAVVRRLLIIGEASNRVSKITQNNLQKIPWRFINGMRNRLVHEDDDIDFDIVWDTLQKSLPALIIELEKIIS; via the coding sequence ATGTTGTTGTCTGCAAAAATTGTTGTTGGCTATGTTGAAGAGAGATCGAGAACAGATTTAGAAAGTGATTTACAGCTTCAAGATGCTGTTGTCCGTAGACTTTTAATTATTGGAGAAGCATCTAATCGAGTATCTAAAATAACTCAGAATAACTTACAAAAAATTCCTTGGAGATTTATTAATGGAATGCGTAATCGTCTTGTTCATGAAGATGATGATATCGATTTTGATATCGTTTGGGATACTTTGCAAAAGAGCTTACCAGCTTTGATTATTGAACTAGAAAAAATTATTTCATAA
- a CDS encoding type II toxin-antitoxin system HicB family antitoxin, protein MIIRAVIEWDEEAQAYSATCPELNFVSSFGETKQKAIANLEDAIKLMLEPIPDNLYSSDSTTEQIELVL, encoded by the coding sequence ATGATTATTCGAGCAGTTATTGAATGGGATGAAGAAGCACAAGCTTATTCTGCCACTTGTCCAGAACTTAATTTTGTTTCCTCTTTTGGCGAGACCAAGCAAAAAGCGATCGCTAATTTAGAAGATGCTATTAAACTAATGCTTGAACCGATTCCAGATAATTTATATTCTAGTGATTCAACTACCGAACAAATAGAATTGGTCTTGTAA
- a CDS encoding nucleotidyltransferase family protein: MKLNNLKLPMEQIKSFCDRWQVSEFALFGSVLRDDFHSDSDVDILVQFHPDSHPTLFDLVQMEDELKDIFNRDIDLITRKGIAASKNYLRRDAILNSAQIIYESRSLVSS; this comes from the coding sequence ATGAAGCTCAACAACCTTAAACTACCAATGGAGCAAATCAAAAGTTTTTGCGATCGCTGGCAAGTGTCAGAATTTGCATTGTTTGGTTCTGTATTGAGAGATGATTTTCATTCTGATAGTGACGTTGACATATTAGTACAATTTCATCCTGATTCTCATCCAACTTTATTTGACTTAGTGCAAATGGAAGATGAATTAAAGGATATTTTTAATCGGGACATCGACTTAATTACTCGTAAAGGTATTGCAGCTAGTAAAAATTATTTGCGTCGAGACGCTATCCTAAATTCTGCCCAGATTATATATGAATCGAGATCGCTAGTTTCTTCTTGA
- a CDS encoding YkvA family protein, producing the protein MNFSLSSLYDWYRNAIRHPQYRWWVMLGTVIYLISPIDIAPDFIPILGQIDDVVVAGLLFTELSQMLIAKLQARQENNNVNVENASSETVDVDAETVASN; encoded by the coding sequence ATGAATTTTTCCCTTTCTTCCCTGTACGACTGGTATCGTAACGCAATTCGCCACCCTCAATATCGTTGGTGGGTAATGCTTGGGACTGTAATATATCTTATTAGTCCGATTGATATTGCACCCGATTTTATCCCAATTTTGGGTCAAATTGATGATGTAGTGGTAGCAGGTTTACTATTTACAGAATTATCGCAAATGCTTATTGCCAAATTACAAGCTAGACAAGAAAATAATAATGTAAATGTAGAAAATGCAAGTAGCGAAACAGTTGATGTCGATGCAGAAACAGTAGCTTCTAATTAG
- a CDS encoding extracellular solute-binding protein, producing the protein MATASQKTHSPVVYPVTIVKDSKNPQVAQQILQFLFSPEAQEIFKQYGFSPIADQPRVSVTFD; encoded by the coding sequence GTGGCTACTGCTTCCCAAAAAACTCATTCACCGGTAGTCTATCCTGTTACCATTGTTAAAGACAGCAAAAATCCTCAAGTTGCCCAACAAATACTGCAATTTCTCTTTTCTCCTGAAGCCCAGGAGATTTTTAAACAGTATGGCTTTTCACCAATAGCTGATCAACCTCGTGTTTCTGTAACTTTTGATTAA
- the psb34 gene encoding photosystem II assembly protein Psb34 — protein MPYTEEEGGRLNNFAREPQMYTAEEPNATEKRNYVIFGVLAFLLVGGIMAVAVFASSAS, from the coding sequence ATGCCTTATACAGAGGAAGAAGGGGGAAGACTAAATAATTTTGCTAGAGAACCCCAAATGTATACAGCAGAAGAGCCAAACGCAACTGAAAAACGTAACTATGTGATTTTTGGTGTATTAGCATTTTTGCTCGTTGGCGGAATTATGGCTGTTGCAGTATTTGCATCAAGTGCTAGCTAA
- a CDS encoding GNAT family N-acetyltransferase: protein MHIALRPISEADFKFIYEVTKVTMQTYVEQTWGSWIDEEQWTRTYNSINLLTHQIIQLNSQDIGCLAVERSPSHIQLTKFYILPHFQHRGIGSFLIKQLINEAKTLQIPLRLRVLAVNPAINLYKRKGFVIQTQTKERIYMEYAELN from the coding sequence ATGCATATTGCTCTTCGTCCCATATCAGAAGCTGACTTCAAGTTTATTTATGAAGTGACAAAAGTAACCATGCAAACTTATGTTGAGCAGACCTGGGGAAGTTGGATTGATGAAGAACAGTGGACAAGAACTTACAATTCAATTAATTTGTTAACCCATCAGATTATTCAGCTTAACAGTCAAGATATTGGATGTTTGGCAGTCGAGAGATCTCCAAGCCACATACAATTAACGAAATTTTATATACTTCCTCATTTTCAGCATCGTGGAATTGGTTCATTTTTAATCAAACAGTTAATTAATGAAGCTAAAACATTACAAATACCCCTGCGACTTAGAGTCTTAGCAGTCAATCCAGCAATTAACTTATATAAGCGGAAAGGTTTTGTTATTCAAACACAAACAAAGGAGAGAATTTACATGGAGTACGCAGAGTTAAATTAG
- the psbP gene encoding photosystem II reaction center PsbP codes for MFKSFFAGLLIVLCLIISSCSAGVSGLQSYVNTNKGYEFLYPNGWIPVNLGSSARGSVDVVFRDLVERTENLSVIINEVPDGKTLEDLGTPSEVGYRLLKVINSTPKADREAEFIRAESREGTDKTYYLLEYEENLPDQGERHNIASVAVSRGKIFTFSLSTPQRRWDQVKDSFEIAAKSFSVR; via the coding sequence ATGTTCAAGTCGTTTTTCGCTGGATTGTTAATTGTCCTATGCTTAATAATATCAAGTTGTTCAGCGGGAGTAAGCGGATTACAGAGCTATGTCAACACCAATAAAGGATATGAATTTTTATATCCTAATGGTTGGATTCCTGTTAATTTAGGCTCATCTGCTAGAGGGAGCGTGGATGTTGTATTTCGAGATTTAGTAGAAAGAACAGAAAATCTCAGCGTGATTATCAACGAAGTTCCTGATGGTAAAACATTAGAAGATTTAGGAACTCCTTCTGAGGTAGGATATCGTCTATTAAAAGTAATTAATAGTACTCCCAAAGCCGACAGAGAAGCCGAATTTATTAGAGCCGAATCTCGTGAGGGTACAGATAAAACTTACTATTTATTAGAATACGAAGAAAATTTACCCGATCAGGGAGAAAGACACAATATAGCCAGTGTTGCAGTAAGTCGAGGCAAAATTTTTACATTTAGCTTGTCTACTCCTCAGAGACGTTGGGATCAAGTTAAAGATAGTTTTGAAATCGCCGCTAAATCTTTCTCTGTACGTTAA
- a CDS encoding DinB family protein → MSLLNNLQLMSRYNQWMNQKVYQTAQKLDHEKIKQDQGAFFGSILGTLNHIFVADVIWLRRFSQYPQQYKSLNHLPELTSYTALDQIVADDLEAWYQSRHELDLVIINWCQEISSVDLDHGLQYTDTKGQQYQKNFGQLIQHFFNHQTHHRGQVSTLINQQGVDLGVTDLLMIIPEQLDPHES, encoded by the coding sequence ATGAGTCTGTTAAATAACTTACAACTAATGAGCCGATATAACCAATGGATGAATCAGAAAGTTTATCAAACAGCTCAAAAGTTAGACCATGAGAAAATCAAACAAGATCAAGGAGCATTTTTTGGCTCAATTTTGGGAACTCTCAATCACATTTTTGTAGCAGATGTAATTTGGTTAAGGAGATTTTCACAATATCCTCAACAATATAAAAGTCTCAATCATTTACCAGAGTTAACTAGTTACACAGCCTTAGACCAGATCGTAGCCGATGATCTTGAGGCTTGGTATCAATCTAGACATGAACTCGATTTAGTTATTATCAACTGGTGTCAAGAAATTAGCTCAGTCGATTTAGATCACGGTCTGCAATACACCGATACTAAAGGACAGCAGTATCAGAAAAACTTTGGACAACTGATACAGCATTTTTTTAATCATCAAACCCATCACCGAGGTCAAGTTTCTACTCTAATTAATCAACAGGGAGTTGATTTGGGAGTTACTGACCTACTGATGATTATTCCTGAGCAATTAGATCCCCATGAAAGTTAA
- a CDS encoding nucleoside triphosphate pyrophosphatase, translating into MNVNSSSPPFVLASASPARLKLLRMVGLEPLVCISDFDEDQIQIEDATELVQTLAKCKAETVAPQFDDALVLGCDSVLTVNDRIYGKPESPQIAIARWRGMRGRMGKIYTGHALLDLKQQRQIIRCGITNVYFADISDRTIEAYIATGEPLKCAGSFALEGKGGMFVEKIEGCHSNVIGLSLPLLHQMLENLGYNVTNFWR; encoded by the coding sequence ATGAATGTCAATTCTTCATCTCCACCTTTTGTTTTAGCTTCTGCTTCTCCTGCTCGTCTAAAACTTCTACGAATGGTAGGACTAGAACCTCTAGTCTGCATTAGTGATTTTGATGAAGATCAGATTCAAATCGAAGATGCGACAGAATTAGTTCAAACCTTAGCTAAATGCAAAGCCGAAACTGTTGCACCACAGTTTGACGATGCTTTAGTTCTGGGTTGTGATTCGGTTTTAACAGTTAACGATCGCATTTATGGTAAGCCTGAATCTCCTCAGATTGCGATCGCCCGCTGGCGAGGAATGCGGGGAAGGATGGGGAAAATTTATACAGGTCACGCTTTATTAGACCTCAAACAACAAAGACAAATAATTCGTTGCGGTATCACTAACGTTTATTTTGCCGATATCAGCGATCGCACTATTGAAGCTTATATTGCTACTGGCGAACCTCTCAAATGTGCTGGTAGCTTTGCCTTAGAAGGAAAAGGCGGTATGTTTGTCGAGAAAATTGAAGGTTGCCATAGTAATGTCATTGGTTTAAGTCTTCCTCTGCTACACCAAATGCTGGAAAACTTGGGCTACAATGTCACCAACTTTTGGCGTTGA